One window of Oceanispirochaeta sp. genomic DNA carries:
- a CDS encoding type II toxin-antitoxin system VapB family antitoxin, with amino-acid sequence MATNLAIDDQLLVLAQNIGGIKTKKDTVNQALKEFVQRRKQKDIIDLFGEIKYDEDYDYKELRKRN; translated from the coding sequence ATGGCTACAAATTTAGCGATAGATGATCAGTTATTGGTGTTAGCACAGAATATTGGTGGTATTAAAACTAAGAAAGATACAGTTAATCAGGCTCTCAAGGAATTTGTACAAAGACGAAAACAGAAAGATATAATCGATTTATTTGGTGAAATCAAGTATGACGAAGATTATGACTATAAAGAGCTGAGAAAAAGAAATTGA
- a CDS encoding PIN domain-containing protein has product MKVLVDTSVWSLAFRKKTPGEDEKKIIEELKELIHELRVVLIGPIRQELLSGISDELKFQTLKEKMRAFDNLDISSTDYEDAAIIYNECRKKGIQGSQIDYLICSVAKANNVSIFTTDKDFENYNKIIGLKLHKVREEI; this is encoded by the coding sequence TTGAAAGTACTTGTAGATACATCAGTATGGTCGTTAGCATTTAGAAAGAAAACCCCTGGTGAAGATGAAAAGAAAATAATAGAAGAGCTAAAAGAATTAATACATGAATTAAGAGTCGTGCTTATTGGACCTATCCGTCAGGAGTTATTGTCAGGTATCTCAGATGAGTTAAAATTTCAGACTCTGAAAGAAAAGATGAGAGCATTTGATAACCTAGATATATCATCTACAGATTATGAAGATGCTGCAATAATATATAATGAATGCCGGAAAAAAGGGATTCAAGGTTCACAAATTGATTATCTGATTTGTAGTGTTGCTAAAGCAAACAATGTAAGCATTTTCACAACTGATAAAGATTTTGAAAATTATAATAAAATCATAGGTCTGAAGCTACACAAAGTAAGAGAGGAAATATAA